In Nitrobacteraceae bacterium AZCC 1564, the following proteins share a genomic window:
- a CDS encoding Flp pilus assembly protein TadD (product_source=COG5010; cath_funfam=1.25.40.10; cog=COG5010; pfam=PF13181,PF13432; smart=SM00028; superfamily=48452) encodes MSIRNSLHLTQYLGSAAAVAILAIGLGGCQTMRSPEVTGSINARAEVTPGSLPRTEIDALGERYRANTRNADAAVQYGQALRLNGQRSQAVAVLEQATMANPGNKPLLAAYGRALVDNGNFQLGFDVLTRAHSPANPDWRILSVQGTALDQLGKHDEARRYYASALKISPEEPSVLSNLGLSYVLSKDLPRAESVLRRAYGRGTSDSRVRQNLALVVGLQGRFSEAESIAKADLPPDQAEANVAYLKQMLSRDGSRGQQTTSAAGISRS; translated from the coding sequence TTCACTCCATCTGACCCAGTACCTCGGCTCGGCTGCGGCCGTCGCGATCCTGGCCATCGGGCTTGGCGGCTGCCAGACCATGCGATCACCCGAGGTGACTGGTTCGATTAACGCAAGGGCAGAGGTCACGCCAGGCTCCCTTCCGCGCACCGAGATCGACGCACTTGGTGAACGTTATCGCGCGAACACTCGCAATGCTGATGCCGCGGTCCAATACGGCCAAGCGTTACGTCTAAACGGGCAGCGTTCGCAAGCCGTTGCTGTGCTGGAACAGGCGACGATGGCCAACCCCGGCAACAAGCCTCTGCTCGCGGCTTATGGCCGGGCTCTGGTTGACAACGGAAATTTTCAGCTGGGATTTGATGTTCTCACGCGGGCCCACTCACCGGCGAACCCGGATTGGCGTATTCTGTCCGTGCAGGGAACGGCACTCGATCAACTCGGCAAGCATGACGAAGCACGCCGCTACTATGCGAGCGCCTTGAAGATTTCGCCGGAAGAACCCTCCGTTCTTTCAAATCTCGGTCTCTCCTACGTCCTGTCCAAAGATTTGCCCCGGGCAGAGTCGGTTCTGCGCAGGGCATATGGTCGGGGCACGAGCGATTCACGCGTCCGCCAGAATCTGGCTCTTGTCGTGGGACTGCAGGGACGCTTCAGCGAAGCTGAGTCTATCGCGAAGGCTGATCTGCCGCCTGACCAGGCGGAGGCCAATGTTGCCTATCTCAAGCAAATGCTCAGCCGCGATGGTTCTCGTGGTCAACAGACCACATCGGCCGCCGGAATCAGCCGAAGCTGA
- a CDS encoding tight adherence protein C (product_source=KO:K12511; cog=COG2064; ko=KO:K12511; pfam=PF00482; transmembrane_helix_parts=Outside_1_14,TMhelix_15_37,Inside_38_115,TMhelix_116_138,Outside_139_147,TMhelix_148_170,Inside_171_295,TMhelix_296_318,Outside_319_325), with protein sequence MLDLLIAKLHDARFMTMLLSAIAVSATVWALLSPMFAGDVLQKRMKAVASERERMRQRERDRLTRSEKVTLRQTPKQLVQRVVEDFNLGKWLAQEEAREKLVMAGYRGQAPYTTFLFFRLVMPLAFLLFGIVYVFLIWDVKQPAPIKIAMCIGAAWLGMQAPMLFLKNAISKRQLSIRRAFPDALDLLLICVESGMSIEAAFRKVSQEIGSQSIPLAEEFTLTNAELSYLQDRKIAYENLAKRTGLEGVKSVCLALQQSERYGTPLGHSLRVMAQENRDMRMNEAEKKAAALPPKLTVPMIVFFLPVLFVVILGPTGIRVAQYLK encoded by the coding sequence ATGCTCGATCTTCTGATCGCCAAACTTCACGACGCCAGATTCATGACAATGCTCCTGTCGGCGATCGCCGTCAGCGCAACAGTATGGGCATTGTTATCACCTATGTTTGCCGGTGACGTGTTGCAAAAACGCATGAAAGCTGTTGCAAGCGAGCGTGAACGCATGCGTCAGCGCGAACGTGATCGACTGACCCGCTCCGAAAAGGTGACGCTGCGTCAAACACCCAAGCAACTCGTTCAAAGGGTAGTGGAAGACTTCAACCTCGGCAAATGGCTTGCCCAGGAAGAAGCCCGAGAAAAACTCGTGATGGCAGGATATCGCGGTCAGGCGCCATACACGACGTTTCTTTTCTTTCGTCTCGTTATGCCGCTCGCGTTTCTGCTTTTTGGAATTGTGTATGTCTTTTTGATTTGGGATGTAAAGCAGCCTGCACCTATAAAGATCGCGATGTGCATTGGTGCAGCGTGGCTGGGCATGCAAGCGCCCATGCTGTTCTTGAAGAACGCAATCAGTAAGAGGCAGTTGTCGATCCGTCGGGCATTTCCCGATGCTCTCGACCTGCTGCTGATCTGCGTCGAGTCCGGCATGTCAATCGAGGCAGCATTCCGGAAGGTATCTCAGGAAATCGGAAGCCAATCGATCCCGCTTGCTGAAGAATTCACGCTGACCAATGCCGAATTGTCCTATCTGCAGGACCGTAAGATAGCTTACGAGAACCTGGCCAAGCGAACCGGCTTAGAAGGTGTCAAGTCAGTGTGCTTGGCTCTCCAGCAATCCGAGCGGTATGGTACACCACTTGGTCATTCGCTGCGGGTGATGGCACAGGAAAACCGCGACATGCGCATGAACGAGGCCGAGAAGAAGGCTGCTGCCCTTCCACCAAAGCTGACCGTTCCGATGATCGTGTTCTTTCTGCCGGTCCTGTTTGTGGTCATCCTCGGCCCGACCGGGATCAGGGTCGCCCAATACCTGAAGTGA
- a CDS encoding tight adherence protein B (product_source=KO:K12510; cath_funfam=3.30.70.240; cog=COG4965; ko=KO:K12510; pfam=PF00482; transmembrane_helix_parts=Outside_1_4,TMhelix_5_27,Inside_28_89,TMhelix_90_112,Outside_113_115,TMhelix_116_138,Inside_139_264,TMhelix_265_284,Outside_285_298,TMhelix_299_316,Inside_317_324), translating into MNMQAIALAFLSSVTIGGLAWVFLYPLLSGEKKVEQRRAAFSRHDSSPRSEERTLRSRRAQVEESMKEVEQRLKQNQKVSLSMRIAQAGLGISNQQFIIFSVILGGVTLLLTYMSGMAPLAAAGFALAAGFGLPRWILNYLKKRREAKFLDALPDAVDVIVRGIKAGLPLFDSIKVVAADSPEPLRSEFNAIIETQTIGMPLGEACQRLYERMPLPEANFFGIVIAIQTKTGGNLSEALANLSRVLRDRKKMKGKIQAMSMEAKASAAIIGSLPPLVMLMVYILTPEYISLLWTHPTGRFMLAGCALWMSTGIFVMKKMINFDF; encoded by the coding sequence ATGAACATGCAAGCGATTGCGCTGGCCTTCCTGAGCTCCGTCACGATTGGTGGATTGGCGTGGGTCTTTCTTTATCCGCTGCTCAGCGGCGAGAAGAAGGTCGAACAGCGACGAGCAGCATTTTCTCGCCACGACTCCAGCCCTCGCAGCGAGGAACGCACGTTGCGCTCTCGTCGCGCGCAAGTCGAAGAATCAATGAAAGAGGTCGAGCAGCGGCTGAAGCAGAACCAGAAAGTTTCGCTGTCGATGCGCATTGCACAGGCCGGCCTGGGCATATCGAACCAGCAATTCATTATTTTCTCAGTCATTCTCGGTGGAGTGACGCTACTCCTAACGTATATGAGCGGCATGGCTCCTCTTGCCGCTGCCGGCTTCGCCTTAGCCGCCGGTTTCGGACTGCCGCGCTGGATCCTCAATTACCTCAAGAAGCGAAGAGAGGCCAAATTTCTAGATGCCCTGCCCGATGCGGTCGACGTCATCGTCCGCGGCATCAAGGCCGGGCTGCCCTTGTTCGATTCCATCAAAGTTGTCGCTGCCGACTCCCCGGAACCACTCCGAAGCGAATTCAACGCAATTATCGAAACGCAGACAATCGGAATGCCGCTTGGCGAAGCATGCCAACGACTATACGAGCGAATGCCGCTGCCCGAAGCCAACTTCTTTGGAATCGTTATCGCTATTCAGACGAAAACCGGCGGCAACCTGTCGGAAGCACTCGCCAACCTCTCGAGGGTCCTTCGTGATCGAAAGAAAATGAAGGGAAAGATCCAAGCAATGTCGATGGAAGCGAAAGCCTCCGCAGCTATTATTGGCTCACTTCCACCCCTCGTTATGCTCATGGTCTACATACTGACCCCTGAGTACATCTCGCTGCTCTGGACCCATCCCACAGGGCGGTTCATGCTTGCGGGCTGTGCCCTGTGGATGTCGACGGGCATCTTTGTGATGAAAAAGATGATCAACTTTGATTTCTGA